From the [Chlorobium] sp. 445 genome, the window TCCTGTCAATGAAGTGTATTTCGGTTTTGAATTGGTCAAGAAATACAACGACAAACTTTGGGTTCACGCCGATACACTTAGCGACTTTGCAAAGAGTTTTATTTTGCCTAAAGCTGAAGAGCCACCATTCACGCCGTTTGAGTTTAATCGCCGTCCATCGCAAAAAATCGTGGTTGGAAACTTAGACGTCGGTGGCGATGCAGTTCCGCGCGTCGAGTTGGAGGTCAAAGCGTCGCTTTCTAATGTTGAGAAAGTTCGCGACGAAATCATCTTTTCGGCAAAGCCTTTTCTTCGAGATGGCGCCAAATCGGAATTTACTTCTATCACTACCGACTGCATTGACGATGTCAAAGCGATTCAAGCCGCACTGAATGAAAAATTTGTTGCGCCGATTTTGTCTGTCTCCGTTAGCCAGATGCTTACAGCAAAGGCTTTGGTTAATTCGGTCGACAAAATTCGCTTGAACATCAAGCGTGGCGATGTGCCCTTTGAGAAAGAGGGCTTGCAGCATCTTGTCGGGCGCGCTGCCATTGAGTTTTCGTTTGTCAAAACTGATGAAACCGATACAGCAATCGCCGAAATTCTCACGCGCCTTGCTGAAAAGTGCCGTGCGGTTGGACTCGAGCGCGCCATGTTTTCGATTCAAGCCAAGGACATCATTTATCCTTATCGGCGTTTAGCGCAAGCCTTCAAAAAAGCACAGATAACATTTCCGATTGTGCTTCGCTACGACGCACGCCATGTTCAACCGACGAACAATCCACACGCTAAAATTCCTGACTCAACCATTGACGCTTCAACGCTCTGCACCGTCGCTGTTCAACTTGGCACGCTCTTGTGCGATGGCATTGGCGATGCGGTCGCGCTTTGCTCAAATCTCTTGCGCGGCGATGAATTGAACTTGGTCTACAACATTTTGCAAGCCACACGCTACCGCATGACCAAAACCGAGTTCATCTCTTGCCCATCTTGCGGCAGAACACTCTTTGACCTCGAGGAAGTTACAGCGAAAATCAAAGCCAGAACAGCGCACTTGAAAGGCTTGAAAATTGGCATTATGGGCTGCATTGTCAATGGTCCAGGCGAAATGGCCGATGCCGATTTCGGCTATGTTGGCACAGGCGTCGGTGAGATTAGTCTTTATGTTGGCAAGGAGGTTGTTGAGCGCCATATTCCCGAAGCCGAAGCTGTTGACCGCCTCGTTGAACTCATCAAGCGCCATGGTAAGTGGCAAGAGCCAGAGGCATCACTTGCTGAAGAGACGCAATCTTAATGTTGCCACTCTCAGGCTTGTGCCTTTCTTGATTATCGCACGAGTATGCAGTTTTGCTTTACTTCATAGTGCATCTCATTTAGTCTGTTTTTGAAGGTTTAACTACGCTCTATCATGATGGATTTCATTCAATCGTGGCTTGTATCTGCTGGTGTGCCCTATGCTGAGACGCTTACGCTTGTGCTTGGCATCACCTTTCTGCTAATTGCATGCTACGTTTCGCATGTTATCTCACGCCGCATCTTGCTTGTGTGGATTCACAGCATTGCGCAGGCAAGCAAAGCCAGTTGGGACGATGTGCTTTTGGAGCAAAAAACCTTTGACCGCTTGGCACATCTTGCGCCAGCAATCGTGCTGCAACTTTGTGCCCCGATTTTCTTTCCTAATTCGCCTGACATCGTCTCCTTTCTTTCACGCATTAATGATTTTTACGTCATCTGGGTTGTTGTTGCTGTAGTTTTCTCGATCTTGAATGCGGTGGGACAGCTCTATTTGCTTTCTCCGAAAGCTGCGAAGGAATTTCCTATCAAGGTCATTATCCAAGTTTTTCAGATTGTCGCTGTCTTTGTTGGTGCAATTTTTGGTTTGGCTATTCTTCTCAATGAATCGCCGCTGGTCTTGCTTTCAGGGTTAGGCGCCATTACCGCCGTGCTGCTAATCATCTTTCGTGATGCGCTTTTGGGTTTTACTGCTGGTATTCAAATTGCAACCAACCGTTTGGTTGCAGTCGGGGACTGGATTGCCATGCCGAAATATGATGCTGACGGCACAGTTACAGAAATCGCCCTCACCACTGTGCGTGTCCAGAATTGGGATAATACATTTACGATTATTCCCACTTATGCTCTTATTAGCGACTCATTTAAGAACTGGCGTTCGGTCTTTGAGATGGGCGCTCGACGCATCAAACGCTCCATTAACATTGACATCCATTCCGTGAAATTTCTTGATGAATCAGCCATAGAGCGCTTTTCGAAAATTAAATACATTGCCGATTACATCGAGCAGCGACGCGCAGAGGCAATTTACGAAGGTGGAACAGGCTTAGTCGATGAGCGGCGCATCACGAATCTGGGGGCGTTTCGCGCGTATGTCTTTAACTACATCAAAAATCATCCCAAGATTCACAAAGCCATGACCTTCAACGTGCGGCACCTGCAACCGACGGAGAATGGCATTCCCATTGAAATTTGGGCTTTTACCACAGAAACGCCTTTTGTGAATTATGAGAATGTACAAGCCGAAATTTTTAACCATATCATCGCTATTGTCCCTGAATTTGAACTCCGAATCTTCCAGCGTCCGACAGGCTACGATATGCGCCAGATGTATGTGCCAAACGGTGAGAGTGTCGCGGCATTACCACCTACTTCGAACACCAACTAGAAGAGATGACATTGAGTGCTTGCGCAAGATAACTTTGATCACGACTGAGCACACGTGATTGCTAAGCCACACGCTTTCAAGCCACGTTCGTCAGACTTGCAGTGCACTTTTCTCAATTCAGTTGGAAACGGCTATTTTTGCGCCGCATTAACCAAAATTCATTATGTCGCTTAAAGAAAAATTAGAAAGCAAATCCGCCGTTATTGGTGTCGTCGGCTTAGGCTATGTTGGCTTGCCACTTGCTGTCGAGTTTGCTCGCAAAGGCTTTAAAACCATCGGAATTGATTTAGATAAACGCAAAGTCGAGTCTATTGCTGCAGCAAAAAACTACATTCAGGATATTAAGGAAGAAGACTTTCAAGACGCAATCAAACAGGGCTTCAAGGCTACAGACAATTACGACTGCATCGGTTCGTGCGATGTAATCTATATCTGTGTGCCCACACCTTTTACGCCGAATAAAGAGCCAGATATTTCGTTTATTACTTCCGCCTCGGAGTCAATTGCTAAACATCTGCGAAAAGAGCAGCTTATCATTCTCAAATCCACAACCTTTCCCAATACCACGGAAGGCTATGTGCAACCGATTTTAGAGCGCACGGGCTTGAAAGTTGGCGTTGATTTTTATTTGGCTTTCTCGCCTGAACGTATTGACCCCGGCAATACCAAATGGCACACTGGCAATACGCCAATTGTTGTCGGCGGCGTTACAGCACGGTGTACAGAACTTGCGAGGCTGGCAAATCAGCAAATCATTGCACACGTGCACACCGTCTCCTCACCGAAGGTTGCGGAAATGGAAAAACTCTTAGAAAACATCTTCCGCAGCGTCAACATCGCACTCGTCAATGAAATGGCAATGCTTTGCGACCGCATGGGTGGCATTAACATCTGGGAAGTTGTAGAAGCAGCTGCCACTAAACCGTTTGGATTTATGCCGTTCTATCCCGGTCCCGGCATTGGTGGTCATTGCATCCTGATTGATCCCTACTACCTTGCTTGGCTTGCGCGTGAGTATGACTTTCAGACCAAATTCATCACACTGGCAGCTGAGACCAACGAGCATATGCCGTTTTATGTGCGCGATATGATCATGAAGGAAATTGCGCGTCTGCCGGTTACTGTGGAGAGTGCAAACTACCTTTTTTTAGGTGTTGCTTTCAAAAAAAATGTCGATGACATTCGCCATTCTCCTGCCATCAAGATCATTGAGCTCTTGCAACGTGAAGGCGCAAAGCATATTCACTACTGTGACCCATATGTGCCGCATTTTCGCGAACATGGAATTGCTAATACGGTTATCGAAATGCACGCTTCGCCTTTCACCAAAGCTACATTAAATGCCGCCGATATCGTCATTATCACGACCGATCATTCAGCGTTCGACTATGAGATGATTGTACGCGAATGCAAGCATATCATTGACACACGCAACGCCTTGAAGTCTGTCAAGCATCACCATGCGCATGTTGTGCTACTTGGCGATGGTAAGTGATGCTCTAAAACTCCGGCTCCAAACCGCGCAGCACTGCGCACATTCGGCAGATTTTCTGACCCTCGTCCTCCATAAACCACCCCTTGCGTGCGTT encodes:
- a CDS encoding 4-hydroxy-3-methylbut-2-en-1-yl diphosphate synthase is translated as PVNEVYFGFELVKKYNDKLWVHADTLSDFAKSFILPKAEEPPFTPFEFNRRPSQKIVVGNLDVGGDAVPRVELEVKASLSNVEKVRDEIIFSAKPFLRDGAKSEFTSITTDCIDDVKAIQAALNEKFVAPILSVSVSQMLTAKALVNSVDKIRLNIKRGDVPFEKEGLQHLVGRAAIEFSFVKTDETDTAIAEILTRLAEKCRAVGLERAMFSIQAKDIIYPYRRLAQAFKKAQITFPIVLRYDARHVQPTNNPHAKIPDSTIDASTLCTVAVQLGTLLCDGIGDAVALCSNLLRGDELNLVYNILQATRYRMTKTEFISCPSCGRTLFDLEEVTAKIKARTAHLKGLKIGIMGCIVNGPGEMADADFGYVGTGVGEISLYVGKEVVERHIPEAEAVDRLVELIKRHGKWQEPEASLAEETQS
- a CDS encoding mechanosensitive ion channel protein MscS, which translates into the protein MMDFIQSWLVSAGVPYAETLTLVLGITFLLIACYVSHVISRRILLVWIHSIAQASKASWDDVLLEQKTFDRLAHLAPAIVLQLCAPIFFPNSPDIVSFLSRINDFYVIWVVVAVVFSILNAVGQLYLLSPKAAKEFPIKVIIQVFQIVAVFVGAIFGLAILLNESPLVLLSGLGAITAVLLIIFRDALLGFTAGIQIATNRLVAVGDWIAMPKYDADGTVTEIALTTVRVQNWDNTFTIIPTYALISDSFKNWRSVFEMGARRIKRSINIDIHSVKFLDESAIERFSKIKYIADYIEQRRAEAIYEGGTGLVDERRITNLGAFRAYVFNYIKNHPKIHKAMTFNVRHLQPTENGIPIEIWAFTTETPFVNYENVQAEIFNHIIAIVPEFELRIFQRPTGYDMRQMYVPNGESVAALPPTSNTN
- a CDS encoding UDP-N-acetyl-D-glucosamine dehydrogenase, which translates into the protein MSLKEKLESKSAVIGVVGLGYVGLPLAVEFARKGFKTIGIDLDKRKVESIAAAKNYIQDIKEEDFQDAIKQGFKATDNYDCIGSCDVIYICVPTPFTPNKEPDISFITSASESIAKHLRKEQLIILKSTTFPNTTEGYVQPILERTGLKVGVDFYLAFSPERIDPGNTKWHTGNTPIVVGGVTARCTELARLANQQIIAHVHTVSSPKVAEMEKLLENIFRSVNIALVNEMAMLCDRMGGINIWEVVEAAATKPFGFMPFYPGPGIGGHCILIDPYYLAWLAREYDFQTKFITLAAETNEHMPFYVRDMIMKEIARLPVTVESANYLFLGVAFKKNVDDIRHSPAIKIIELLQREGAKHIHYCDPYVPHFREHGIANTVIEMHASPFTKATLNAADIVIITTDHSAFDYEMIVRECKHIIDTRNALKSVKHHHAHVVLLGDGK